One part of the Parabacteroides distasonis ATCC 8503 genome encodes these proteins:
- the dtd gene encoding D-aminoacyl-tRNA deacylase, which yields MRTVTQRVQHASVTIDGQLKSKIGKGLLVLVGIEDKDTQEDIEWLAKKITNLRIFDDENGVMNRSVIEAGGEIMVVSQFTLHASTKKGNRPSYLKASKPDIAIPMYKAFCEEVGLQLGKPVQTGTFGADMKIELLNDGPVTIIIDSQNKE from the coding sequence ATGAGAACAGTTACACAACGTGTGCAGCACGCTTCCGTCACGATAGACGGACAGCTTAAGTCCAAAATTGGAAAGGGGCTATTGGTATTAGTCGGTATCGAGGACAAGGATACGCAAGAAGACATTGAATGGTTGGCAAAAAAGATCACCAACCTACGCATATTTGACGATGAAAACGGGGTCATGAACCGCTCGGTTATCGAAGCGGGAGGCGAGATCATGGTTGTCAGCCAATTTACCTTACACGCCTCTACGAAAAAAGGGAACCGCCCCTCCTACTTAAAAGCGTCTAAACCGGATATCGCCATTCCGATGTATAAAGCTTTTTGCGAAGAGGTAGGGCTTCAACTCGGAAAACCTGTACAAACCGGAACATTCGGAGCTGATATGAAAATTGAACTTTTAAACGACGGGCCGGTTACTATTATTATCGACTCTCAAAATAAAGAATAA
- a CDS encoding nucleotide pyrophosphohydrolase: MADITLQQAQQMVDAWIKTYGVRYFNELTNMTILTEEVGELARIMARTYGEQSFKESDKHRDLGDEMADVLWVLLCLANQTGVDLTAAFEKNLQKKTDRDKERHINNQKL; encoded by the coding sequence ATGGCAGATATAACTTTACAACAAGCCCAGCAAATGGTAGACGCTTGGATCAAGACCTATGGGGTCCGTTATTTCAATGAGCTTACCAATATGACCATCCTCACCGAGGAAGTGGGCGAGCTAGCCCGGATCATGGCACGTACCTACGGTGAGCAGTCTTTCAAGGAAAGTGACAAACACCGGGATTTAGGCGATGAAATGGCAGATGTCTTATGGGTACTGCTTTGCCTCGCCAACCAGACCGGAGTAGATCTTACCGCCGCTTTCGAGAAGAATCTCCAAAAGAAAACAGACCGAGATAAAGAACGACATATAAACAATCAAAAACTATAA
- the deoC gene encoding deoxyribose-phosphate aldolase, translated as MAHHHDCECGHDHHHEHEHESNSVQIDRYHEAFNKFEPALPDTQTTETVNALLEKHFQENFTPEVLKTIHGCIDLTSLTSLDTKENIWKMVDTVNDFEGTRPDVPNVAAICVYPLFVETVKQALTAQEVKIASVAGGFPSSQTFTEVKIAETAMAVMQGADEIDVVMNLGYFMEDNFEELTEELQEIKESCRHAHLKVILETGALVTTENIQKASILAMYSGADFIKTSTGKGYPGATFEAAYTMCKAIKTYHSITGNKVGIKISGGVRTAEDAVRYYTIVKEILGDEWLNKDLFRIGASSLVGDIEKRLGK; from the coding sequence ATGGCACATCATCACGATTGCGAATGTGGACATGATCATCATCATGAACATGAACACGAATCAAATTCCGTACAGATAGACCGTTATCATGAAGCTTTCAATAAGTTTGAGCCGGCCCTGCCGGATACCCAGACCACCGAGACTGTAAACGCTCTTTTAGAGAAACATTTCCAAGAAAACTTTACACCGGAAGTATTGAAAACGATTCATGGCTGCATCGACTTGACCTCATTGACCAGTCTGGATACCAAAGAAAACATCTGGAAGATGGTCGACACGGTAAATGATTTCGAGGGAACTCGTCCGGATGTCCCGAACGTAGCCGCTATTTGCGTCTATCCCCTATTCGTGGAAACGGTTAAGCAGGCACTTACTGCGCAAGAGGTTAAGATTGCGTCGGTTGCCGGAGGTTTTCCTTCCTCACAGACATTTACGGAAGTCAAGATCGCCGAAACGGCCATGGCAGTCATGCAAGGAGCCGATGAAATCGACGTTGTCATGAACCTAGGCTATTTCATGGAAGACAATTTCGAGGAATTGACCGAGGAATTGCAAGAGATCAAGGAGAGCTGTCGCCACGCCCATTTAAAGGTAATCTTAGAGACCGGAGCTTTAGTCACAACGGAGAACATCCAAAAAGCATCCATCCTAGCCATGTATTCCGGCGCGGACTTCATCAAGACCTCTACCGGCAAAGGATACCCGGGAGCCACTTTCGAGGCCGCCTATACCATGTGCAAGGCCATCAAAACCTACCATTCCATCACCGGAAACAAGGTTGGCATCAAGATCTCCGGAGGCGTACGCACGGCGGAAGACGCAGTTCGATATTATACGATCGTAAAGGAGATACTAGGCGATGAATGGCTTAACAAAGATTTGTTCCGTATAGGAGCGAGCAGTCTGGTCGGTGATATAGAAAAACGACTCGGGAAATAG
- a CDS encoding polyprenyl synthetase family protein: protein MDERRKIEEPVSAEFERFNKDFEASLRSETTRLQSAIDVILNSTGKHVRPLLVLLTAKVCGQVTDNTINSAVLLELLHTATLIHDDVIDETKQRRGVPSLNAIFDNRISVLVGDYVLSTALIRSIQTGDLRIVGIISNLGRDLSEGEIKQLETAEESILDENCYLQVIKKKTATLLSACTEIGAISSGASAEVIALCREFGEYLGYCFQIKDDIFDYFKEANIGKPTGNDIREGKVTLPLLYALRQGREEEAARYLDMILRKDFGAENVDSLIEFAKANGGIEYAEARMKEYHDKAVDVLLRLPESEARTSLIQLADYIMTRSK, encoded by the coding sequence ATGGATGAAAGAAGGAAAATAGAAGAACCGGTTTCCGCTGAATTTGAACGTTTCAATAAGGATTTCGAGGCATCTCTACGCAGCGAGACGACCCGGTTACAATCGGCTATCGACGTTATACTGAATTCTACCGGGAAGCATGTGCGTCCGTTATTGGTGCTCCTTACCGCCAAGGTCTGTGGACAGGTTACGGATAACACGATCAATTCCGCTGTCTTGCTGGAGCTTTTGCATACCGCCACGTTGATTCACGATGACGTGATCGATGAGACGAAGCAACGTCGTGGCGTTCCCTCATTGAACGCTATCTTCGATAACCGTATTTCCGTGTTGGTAGGCGATTACGTGCTTTCTACCGCTTTGATCCGTTCCATACAAACCGGCGATTTGCGGATCGTCGGGATTATCTCCAATCTGGGCAGGGACTTGTCCGAAGGTGAGATCAAGCAATTGGAGACCGCCGAGGAGAGTATCCTAGACGAGAATTGCTATCTGCAAGTGATCAAGAAGAAGACGGCTACCTTGCTTTCCGCTTGCACGGAGATCGGAGCCATTTCATCGGGCGCCTCCGCGGAGGTGATCGCTCTTTGCCGTGAGTTTGGCGAGTATCTGGGGTATTGCTTCCAGATCAAGGATGATATCTTTGATTATTTCAAGGAGGCGAATATCGGTAAGCCGACGGGAAATGACATTCGTGAGGGTAAGGTTACGCTTCCATTATTATATGCCTTGCGGCAGGGTAGGGAAGAGGAGGCCGCCCGTTATCTGGATATGATCTTGCGGAAGGATTTCGGGGCGGAGAATGTCGATTCTTTGATCGAGTTCGCCAAGGCGAACGGTGGAATCGAATATGCCGAGGCCCGCATGAAGGAATATCATGATAAGGCGGTCGATGTTCTTTTGAGATTGCCAGAGTCTGAGGCACGGACATCCTTGATCCAGCTGGCCGATTATATCATGACTCGCTCCAAATAG
- the polA gene encoding DNA polymerase I — MKLFLIDAYALIYRSYYAFIKNPRINSKGVNTSAIFGFINSLEDVLKRENPTHIAVAFDPKGPTFRHEAFEQYKAQREETPEVIRQSVPIIKEIIEAYNIPILEVPRYEADDVIGTVSKQAEKEGFEVYMMTPDKDYGQLVSEHIFMYRPKFGGDYEIMGVPEVLNKYGLTSTEQVIDLLGLMGDASDNIPGCPGVGEKTAQKLLTEFGSIENLLANTDKLKGAQKKKVEENAEQIRFSKFLATIKTDVPIEFDAARCVREKPNEERLTEIYTELEFRTFINKLSSEPVKAAPKGPVQGDLFAIFTPESTEEPKKSILTDLKSTPHNYYLTDTEEKQADLARFLLGQEFFAFDTETDGIDPLKAGLVGMSFAVKENEAWYVPVPANSVEAAKVVERFSPALQNPKSLKIGQNIKFDILVLRKYNVKVAGPLFDTMIAHYLLNPELRHGMDYLAETYLKYQTVHIEELIGPKGKNQLSMRNVPVEQIAEYAAEDADITLKLKNYFAPELKKEGLESLFTTIEMPLIYVLVEMEATGVTLDTVALKQSSGELTASMNKLEQEVYELAGTEFNINSTKQVGEILFDRLKLDEKAKKTKTGGYSTSEDVLEKLRSKHPIIGKLLEYRGLKKLLSTYIDALPELINPQTGKIHTSFNQAVTSTGRLSSTNPNLQNIPVRDDLGREIRKAFIPDNADCLFFSADYSQIELRIMAHLSGDPHMIEAFQSGADIHAATAAKIYGIPVEKVTSDMRRKAKTANFGIIYGISVFGLAERLGIPRSESKELIDGYFSTYPRIKEYMEESIKVAKEKGYVETIFKRKRFLSDINSHNAVVRGYAERNAINAPIQGSAADIIKLAMVRIYERFEEEGLKSKMILQVHDELNFNVYKEEAEEVKKIVLEEMENVMKLQVPLIADCGEGENWLEAH, encoded by the coding sequence ATGAAGTTATTCCTTATAGATGCGTATGCGTTAATTTATCGCTCCTATTACGCCTTCATCAAGAATCCGCGTATCAACTCCAAGGGTGTGAATACCTCCGCCATTTTCGGTTTTATCAACAGTCTGGAGGATGTATTAAAACGTGAGAACCCGACTCATATAGCGGTGGCCTTTGACCCGAAGGGACCGACCTTCCGCCATGAGGCCTTCGAGCAATACAAGGCACAACGGGAAGAGACGCCGGAAGTGATCCGTCAATCCGTCCCTATCATTAAAGAAATCATAGAGGCTTACAATATTCCGATTCTGGAAGTACCCCGCTACGAGGCGGACGATGTGATCGGCACCGTATCCAAACAGGCGGAGAAGGAAGGCTTCGAGGTGTACATGATGACGCCGGATAAAGATTACGGCCAATTGGTGTCCGAACATATATTTATGTATCGTCCGAAATTCGGAGGCGATTACGAGATCATGGGCGTGCCTGAGGTCTTAAACAAGTACGGCCTCACGAGTACGGAGCAAGTGATCGACTTGCTGGGACTGATGGGCGACGCTTCCGATAATATCCCCGGCTGTCCGGGTGTCGGCGAGAAGACCGCTCAAAAACTACTGACCGAATTCGGAAGCATCGAGAACCTGTTAGCGAACACTGATAAGTTGAAAGGCGCGCAAAAGAAGAAGGTGGAGGAGAACGCCGAGCAAATCCGTTTCTCCAAATTCTTGGCGACGATCAAAACGGATGTCCCTATCGAGTTTGATGCCGCCCGTTGCGTTCGTGAAAAGCCAAACGAAGAGCGGCTGACTGAGATTTACACAGAATTGGAATTTAGAACATTTATTAACAAACTAAGTTCTGAGCCGGTCAAAGCCGCTCCGAAAGGTCCCGTTCAAGGCGATTTGTTCGCGATTTTTACGCCCGAGAGTACGGAAGAGCCCAAAAAATCGATTCTCACGGACTTAAAGTCCACCCCTCACAACTATTATTTAACTGATACAGAGGAAAAACAAGCCGATTTAGCCCGCTTTTTATTGGGTCAAGAATTTTTCGCTTTTGACACGGAAACCGACGGCATCGATCCCTTGAAAGCCGGACTGGTCGGAATGTCGTTCGCCGTGAAAGAAAACGAGGCTTGGTATGTTCCTGTTCCTGCCAACTCAGTAGAGGCGGCGAAAGTAGTGGAACGCTTCTCCCCTGCCCTGCAAAATCCGAAATCATTAAAGATCGGGCAAAACATCAAATTCGATATTTTGGTACTTCGTAAATACAACGTGAAGGTAGCCGGTCCTCTGTTCGATACGATGATCGCCCATTACCTGCTGAACCCGGAATTACGGCACGGAATGGATTACCTAGCGGAGACCTACCTCAAGTACCAGACCGTCCACATCGAGGAACTGATCGGCCCAAAAGGAAAGAACCAGTTATCGATGCGAAACGTACCCGTGGAACAAATCGCCGAATACGCCGCCGAGGATGCGGACATCACGCTCAAGCTAAAGAATTATTTCGCGCCTGAGTTAAAGAAGGAAGGACTGGAATCCCTCTTCACCACGATCGAGATGCCATTAATATATGTATTAGTGGAAATGGAGGCTACCGGCGTCACGCTGGATACAGTAGCGCTTAAGCAATCTTCGGGCGAACTTACCGCCTCCATGAACAAACTGGAGCAAGAGGTTTACGAGCTGGCCGGCACGGAATTCAACATCAACTCCACGAAACAGGTCGGCGAAATCCTTTTCGACCGCTTGAAGCTGGACGAGAAAGCGAAGAAGACCAAAACAGGCGGTTACAGTACCAGCGAGGATGTATTGGAGAAACTTCGCAGCAAACATCCCATCATCGGCAAGCTTCTTGAATACCGCGGACTTAAAAAATTATTAAGTACCTATATCGACGCTCTACCCGAGTTGATCAATCCGCAGACCGGAAAGATACATACCTCTTTCAACCAAGCGGTAACATCTACCGGACGCCTCAGCTCTACCAATCCGAACCTGCAAAACATTCCGGTACGGGACGATCTTGGCCGCGAGATCCGTAAGGCGTTTATCCCGGATAATGCGGATTGCCTCTTCTTCTCCGCCGACTACTCCCAAATCGAGCTTCGTATCATGGCCCACCTGAGTGGTGACCCGCATATGATCGAGGCTTTCCAAAGCGGAGCGGATATTCACGCCGCTACCGCCGCCAAGATCTACGGAATCCCGGTAGAAAAAGTAACCAGCGATATGCGCCGGAAGGCGAAAACCGCCAACTTCGGTATCATTTACGGCATCTCCGTCTTCGGGCTCGCCGAGCGTCTGGGCATCCCTCGTTCTGAGTCCAAGGAACTGATAGACGGTTATTTCAGCACCTACCCCCGCATCAAGGAATACATGGAGGAGAGCATCAAAGTAGCCAAGGAAAAAGGATACGTAGAGACCATTTTCAAGCGCAAGCGTTTCCTTTCGGATATCAACTCACACAACGCCGTCGTACGCGGCTATGCCGAGCGAAACGCAATCAATGCCCCTATCCAAGGGAGCGCCGCCGATATCATCAAACTAGCGATGGTACGCATTTACGAACGCTTTGAGGAAGAGGGATTGAAAAGCAAGATGATCCTCCAAGTACACGATGAGTTAAACTTCAATGTCTACAAAGAGGAGGCCGAGGAGGTAAAGAAAATCGTGCTGGAGGAAATGGAAAACGTCATGAAACTACAAGTCCCCTTGATCGCCGATTGCGGCGAGGGAGAAAACTGGTTGGAGGCGCATTAA
- the araJ gene encoding MFS transporter AraJ, giving the protein MKKSLIALAFGTLGLGIAEFVMMGILPDIAKDLHISIATAGHLISAYALGVCVGAPMLIIARRYPLKHILLVLVGIMMIGNLCAALASNYWVLMIARFISGLPHGAYFGVGSIVAEKLADKGRGSEAVSIMIAGMTIANLFGVPLGTALSTMLSWRLTFLLVGCWGIAILYYIWRWVPMVENLPDTGFKGQFRFLKTQAPWLILGATMLGNGGVFCWYSYISPLLTQVSGFSAESLTVLMVLAGFGMVAGNLISGRLSDKYMPGRVAAIAQGMICVALLLVFFLAQISWLNVLLMCLCTAGLFAVSSPQQVLLIRYSKGGEMLGAASVQVAFNLGNAIGAYCGGLPLEVGLGYKYPALIGSGFAFIGFLLLTFFYRKYERTT; this is encoded by the coding sequence ATGAAAAAAAGTTTGATCGCTTTAGCTTTCGGTACCCTTGGGCTGGGGATTGCCGAGTTCGTAATGATGGGTATCCTACCCGACATCGCGAAAGATTTACACATCAGCATTGCTACAGCCGGGCATCTGATCTCAGCTTATGCACTAGGGGTTTGCGTAGGCGCTCCCATGTTGATTATCGCCCGTAGATATCCATTAAAACACATTTTGCTTGTTTTAGTAGGGATTATGATGATCGGTAATTTATGCGCCGCATTAGCGTCTAATTACTGGGTATTGATGATAGCCCGCTTCATCTCTGGATTGCCTCACGGAGCTTACTTCGGTGTTGGCTCCATCGTAGCCGAAAAGCTTGCTGATAAAGGAAGAGGCTCCGAGGCTGTCTCTATCATGATAGCGGGGATGACGATCGCCAACCTATTCGGTGTCCCGTTGGGGACGGCCCTCAGCACCATGCTCTCGTGGCGTCTGACTTTCTTACTGGTTGGTTGCTGGGGCATAGCCATCTTATATTACATCTGGAGATGGGTACCTATGGTAGAGAACCTTCCGGATACTGGCTTTAAAGGACAATTTCGTTTTCTTAAGACTCAAGCGCCATGGTTAATCCTAGGGGCGACAATGCTAGGTAACGGAGGTGTATTTTGCTGGTATAGCTATATCAGCCCGCTATTGACACAAGTATCCGGCTTCTCGGCCGAAAGCCTTACTGTTTTAATGGTATTGGCAGGTTTCGGTATGGTAGCGGGCAACTTGATCAGTGGCCGCCTATCCGATAAATATATGCCCGGACGGGTAGCGGCCATAGCGCAAGGCATGATTTGCGTAGCCCTACTGCTCGTCTTCTTCTTGGCACAAATATCTTGGTTAAATGTCTTGCTGATGTGTCTGTGTACGGCGGGATTATTCGCCGTCTCAAGCCCTCAACAAGTATTATTGATCCGTTACTCCAAAGGTGGAGAGATGCTGGGAGCCGCCAGCGTACAAGTTGCGTTCAATTTAGGAAATGCTATCGGAGCTTATTGTGGTGGGTTACCATTGGAGGTCGGCCTTGGTTATAAATATCCGGCCTTGATAGGTTCCGGATTCGCTTTTATCGGATTCTTGTTATTGACTTTCTTTTACCGGAAATATGAGAGAACAACCTAA
- a CDS encoding site-specific integrase, whose protein sequence is MSKKKTELSTKEKQPVKIRYKKLANGNLSIYLDIYQNGKRNYKFLKLYLVPETNEKAKAINRKNMDLAEAIKAQMIIQLNTTIHGLSNQKESSKILLRDYIRSFAETKGKSTQQNLNSLVYHLERSKGTDIQIGKVDKYYIMDFIEYLEDAQIEHTQRNKGRKLSKNSQAMYFKCLKMVLDEAVSDDIIPLNPILSIKKKYRPSAEKAPKREFLTEDELRRFAGTDHPNELLKRAFMIGCLTGLRHCDIKQMKWSNIGVVKNGIECISLVQEKTNDPVDIPLNENIRKWLPEQGNASMEDLVFSGLITLGRSNEILPKWAEKAGINKHLTFHCSRHTFAVLAIAKKVDIYTVSKLLGHQSITVTEIYTEVLDNSKKEAMEAIGKINV, encoded by the coding sequence ATGAGCAAGAAGAAAACTGAACTTTCCACAAAAGAAAAACAGCCAGTTAAAATCAGATACAAGAAACTAGCGAATGGCAATCTTTCTATCTATTTGGATATCTACCAGAACGGAAAACGAAACTATAAGTTTCTTAAACTATATCTAGTCCCAGAAACAAATGAGAAGGCTAAAGCTATTAACAGAAAGAATATGGACTTAGCAGAAGCGATTAAGGCTCAAATGATCATTCAACTAAACACAACCATTCACGGGCTAAGCAATCAAAAAGAAAGCTCCAAAATATTACTACGTGACTATATCCGAAGCTTTGCAGAAACCAAAGGAAAATCCACCCAACAGAATCTCAACTCCCTTGTATATCATCTAGAGCGAAGTAAAGGAACTGATATACAAATAGGAAAAGTAGATAAATATTACATCATGGACTTTATTGAGTATTTAGAAGATGCTCAAATAGAACACACCCAAAGAAACAAAGGAAGAAAGCTAAGCAAGAATAGTCAAGCCATGTACTTTAAATGTCTCAAAATGGTTTTGGATGAGGCTGTAAGTGATGACATAATACCATTGAACCCTATTTTATCTATAAAAAAGAAATACCGTCCATCGGCAGAAAAAGCCCCAAAACGGGAATTTCTCACAGAAGATGAATTAAGGAGATTCGCAGGAACTGACCATCCAAATGAATTATTAAAACGAGCTTTCATGATCGGCTGTCTAACAGGCTTAAGGCATTGTGACATTAAACAAATGAAATGGAGTAATATAGGAGTTGTTAAAAATGGCATAGAATGCATTTCTTTAGTCCAAGAAAAGACAAATGATCCAGTAGATATACCTCTTAACGAAAATATTAGGAAATGGCTACCAGAGCAAGGAAATGCCTCAATGGAAGATCTAGTATTTTCTGGATTAATAACTTTAGGTAGAAGTAATGAGATATTGCCTAAATGGGCTGAAAAAGCTGGAATAAACAAACATCTTACATTCCATTGTTCACGCCATACATTTGCCGTTCTTGCTATTGCAAAGAAAGTAGATATTTATACTGTATCTAAACTACTAGGACACCAAAGTATAACAGTTACAGAAATTTACACAGAAGTTCTTGATAATTCAAAAAAAGAAGCAATGGAAGCAATAGGTAAAATCAATGTATAA
- a CDS encoding ADP-ribosylglycohydrolase family protein: MYREKLAMMKNTYRTIYGAIAGDIIGSMYEFRSVKSKDFELFPYGACFTDDTVMTLAIARWLMEDVTRSEYTLVDTMCEFGNRYPAVGYGGLFCNWLCNDPTPYNSWGNGSAMRVSAVGLVAKTLDECLRLAKQTAAVSHNHPEAIKGAQAVAASIFIALHWTGEIDELKVHIRDFVTNQFEYNMNRTLNEIRPRYEFDVSCQGSVPEAIIAFLEADSYEDAIRNAVSLGGDADTQGAIAGAIAACVYPIPEYIIKECQKRLSDDLLKVVIRFEDYLDNEWQNKISLPCSCLQPKRETVEPEKYVDIIRDNIDLIHKSIKIAVVMVAFILVKILWVYWSCTDNGTWEDEKGELIQRRDFLIDRVVTSPRVLLCEMPEGIGTQFQGEWALYSCSMLAAALFNMSKLYPETKTENLENIDNLIEMVLSFELRKYDAERWGEDPLETLDGDRSHISYISHLAWMISEYKMAGGNDKYNNLFDDLCGTMNRRLLRSKSLNLPTYPSECIYVPDMLVAIVALNNYSKLNKGKYISTVRKWVRKAKSEWLDKETGLLVSFLSEDGIPFKAAPVKGSYSALNCLYLTQIDSVFAREQYHRLKSHFLQSGLLSGIREYHDYSCWLGFDIDAGPVLFNLSPSGTAFAVGPATYFNDVRVRNNFLRTAEIAGHSVMWNNTRHYLLAEIALVGECIMLAMRTTTP; the protein is encoded by the coding sequence ATGTATAGAGAGAAGTTAGCCATGATGAAAAATACTTACAGAACTATCTATGGAGCGATTGCTGGTGATATTATAGGTTCGATGTATGAGTTTCGTTCTGTCAAGAGCAAAGACTTCGAGTTGTTTCCGTATGGTGCCTGTTTTACAGACGATACGGTGATGACATTAGCTATCGCACGATGGCTAATGGAGGATGTCACCCGCTCAGAATACACGCTTGTAGACACTATGTGTGAATTTGGCAACCGTTATCCGGCTGTTGGCTACGGTGGCCTTTTCTGCAATTGGTTATGTAATGATCCAACCCCCTATAACTCATGGGGGAATGGTTCCGCTATGCGTGTTAGTGCGGTAGGTCTTGTTGCTAAGACTTTGGATGAATGCTTGCGCTTAGCGAAACAAACAGCCGCAGTATCACACAATCATCCGGAAGCTATAAAGGGAGCGCAGGCTGTAGCTGCAAGTATATTCATTGCGCTACATTGGACTGGGGAAATAGACGAATTAAAAGTACACATAAGAGATTTTGTTACCAATCAGTTCGAATATAACATGAACCGTACATTGAATGAGATTCGGCCCCGATATGAATTTGATGTATCTTGCCAAGGTAGCGTGCCTGAGGCTATCATCGCATTTTTAGAAGCCGATAGTTATGAAGATGCGATAAGAAATGCCGTGTCACTCGGTGGTGACGCTGATACGCAAGGTGCTATAGCTGGCGCAATAGCGGCTTGTGTTTATCCAATTCCTGAATACATTATTAAAGAGTGCCAGAAACGTTTATCCGATGATCTGTTGAAGGTCGTCATCCGTTTTGAGGATTATCTTGACAATGAATGGCAAAATAAGATTAGTTTGCCCTGTTCGTGCTTGCAACCCAAGCGTGAAACGGTTGAGCCTGAGAAATATGTAGATATTATACGAGACAATATTGATTTGATACACAAATCAATTAAAATCGCAGTGGTGATGGTTGCATTTATATTGGTCAAAATATTATGGGTTTACTGGTCGTGTACTGATAATGGTACATGGGAGGATGAGAAGGGGGAACTCATTCAACGTCGGGATTTCCTGATCGATCGTGTAGTAACTTCACCACGTGTGTTGTTGTGTGAAATGCCAGAAGGAATTGGAACACAATTTCAAGGTGAGTGGGCGTTGTATTCTTGTTCAATGCTGGCGGCAGCCTTATTCAATATGTCAAAACTTTATCCCGAAACAAAAACAGAGAATCTAGAGAACATAGATAATCTTATTGAGATGGTACTTTCCTTTGAGTTGAGAAAATATGATGCTGAGCGTTGGGGCGAGGATCCTCTGGAAACATTGGATGGTGACAGGAGTCATATTTCATATATCAGTCATCTTGCGTGGATGATAAGCGAGTATAAGATGGCCGGAGGAAATGATAAATATAATAACTTGTTTGATGATCTTTGCGGAACTATGAATCGTCGGCTTCTTCGAAGTAAAAGTCTAAACTTACCAACATACCCAAGCGAATGTATATATGTCCCTGATATGCTTGTTGCGATTGTCGCACTGAATAATTACTCGAAATTAAACAAGGGAAAATATATTTCTACAGTACGTAAATGGGTGCGAAAGGCTAAATCTGAATGGCTTGACAAAGAAACAGGTCTACTTGTCTCATTTTTGAGTGAGGATGGCATACCGTTTAAAGCCGCCCCGGTGAAAGGCTCGTACTCCGCATTAAACTGTCTATACCTCACGCAGATAGATTCAGTATTTGCAAGAGAGCAATATCATAGGCTCAAATCCCATTTTTTGCAATCGGGTTTATTGTCTGGTATACGGGAATATCATGATTATTCGTGTTGGTTGGGATTTGACATTGATGCGGGCCCGGTACTGTTCAACCTCAGTCCATCCGGAACAGCATTCGCTGTGGGGCCAGCAACATATTTCAATGACGTGAGAGTACGTAATAATTTCTTACGTACGGCGGAAATTGCAGGACATAGTGTGATGTGGAACAATACTCGACATTATTTACTAGCGGAAATAGCACTTGTTGGGGAATGTATCATGTTGGCAATGCGAACAACAACGCCATAG